One window of the Colius striatus isolate bColStr4 chromosome 19, bColStr4.1.hap1, whole genome shotgun sequence genome contains the following:
- the GPR21 gene encoding probable G-protein coupled receptor 21, with translation MNSSLVGNQSGRPFCLLAISYLETINFCLLEVVVIVFLMVLIISGNIIVIFVFHCAPLLNHHTTSYFIQTMAYADLLVGVSCLVPSLSLLHYPIVLSESLVCQIFGYVVSVLKSVSMASLACISIDRYIAITKPLTYNTLVTPWRLRICILMIWLYSCLVFLPSFHWGKPGYHGDVFQWCANSWNTDPYFTLFIVVMLYAPAAFIVCFTYFNIFRICQQHTKEINERRVRFSSQDGEAGEAQPCPDKRYAMVLFRITSVFYILWLPYIIYFLLESSDVYSNRIASFLTTWLAISNSFCNCVIYSLSNSVFQKGLKRLSGAICASCARQRVAKDSSTSRSKRSSNGCHV, from the coding sequence ATGAACTCCTCTTTGGTTGGCAACCAGAGTGGCCGGCCTTTCTGTCTCCTGGCCATTAGCTATTTGGAGACCATCAATTTTTGCCTCCTGGAAGTGGTTGTTATTGTGTTCCTCATGGTGCTGATTATTTCGGGCAACATTATTGTGATATTTGTCTTTCACTGTGCACCTCtgctgaaccaccacaccacCAGCTACTTCATCCAGACTATGGCGTATGCTGACCTCCTGGTGGGCGTGAGCTGTCTGGTGCCTTCTTTGTCTCTGCTGCACTACCCTATTGTTTTAAGTGAGTCCTTGGTTTGCCAAATCTTTGGTTATGTGGTGTCGGTGCTGAAGAGTGTCTCCATGGCCTCTTTGGCGTGCATTAGCATTGACAGGTACATTGCCATCACGAAGCCGCTGACCTACAACACTCTCGTGACCCCGTGGAGGCTTCGGATCTGCATACTGATGATCTGGCTGTACTCCTGCCTGGTGTTCTTACCTTCCTTTCACTGGGGAAAGCCTGGATATCACGGGGATGTGTTTCAGTGGTGTGCCAATTCCTGGAACACCGACCCCTATTTTACCCTCTTCATTGTGGTGATGCTTTACGCCCCGGCTGCTTTCATCGTCTGCTTCACCTACTTCAACATCTTCCgcatctgccagcagcacaccAAGGAGATCAACGAGAGGCGAGTGCGCTTCAGCTCTCAGGATGGGGAGGCTGgggaggcacagccctgcccggaCAAGCGCTATGCCATGGTTCTCTTCCGCATCACCAGCGTCTTCTACATCCTCTGGTTGCCCTACATCATCTATTTTCTGCTGGAGAGCTCTGATGTCTATAGTAACCGCATTGCATCCTTCTTGACCACTTGGCTTGCCATTAGCAACAGTTTCTGCAACTGTGTCATTTACAGTCTCTCCAACAGTGTCTTTCAGAAGGGGCTTAAGCGTCTCTCGGGGGCCATTTGTGCCTCGTGCGCTCGACAGAGGGTAGCTAAGGACTCCTCTACCTCTAGGAGCAAAAGATCTTCCAATGGGTGTCACGTGTAA